A region of the Cyanobium usitatum str. Tous genome:
GATCTGGCTGAGATAGGTGCCCTTGGCGCCGTCTATCAAGGTGCAAAGCAGCTCCTGGGAGCGCTCTAGGGCCGAGCCGCTCTCGAGGGCCGCGGCCAGCTCCTCCCAGAACCGGTCGATGAACCGCTGCAGTAAATCGAGTTGCACGTCATCGCGGCGGGAAAGCTGGTTGCCAGTGCTGCGGGAAAGCTCAAGAAGGCTGTCGACCATGCCGCTCGCTAGTTGGCGACTGATGCCGGTCTCGACCTGGAGCAGCGGCTGCAACTGGCGCAGCGGTGCCGGCACCACGGTGCGCTCGAGACTTTGACGCAGGCTGTATCCCAGCAAACCCTGCAGCTCCGGCGCGAGCTTCGGTGCCACCCGGCTCAGCAGCAGCGGCGCCCAGATCCTCACCAGCTCCACCAGCGCCCGCTCGTCGCTGCTGCTGGCCACGCTCTGATGGCTGCGCAGGGCTCGCAGCCGCTGGGGCCAGCGCCGCGAGCGAATCAAACCCTGGGTGCCATCGAGGATCTGCAGCGACAGCACTTCAAACAGCTCCACCGCCAGCAGCGCCACCACCCCCCGGCTCACCACGGCCCGCAGCGGCTCAAAATTGACCAAGCCGGAGGTTTGCAGGCGCTCCAGAACCGGTACTAGCCGCAGCCAGCGCCAGAAGGGCAGCAGCAGGGGCAGGTCGCTCCAACGGCGCAACAGGGCATCACCCCAGCTGAGGCCCGGCAGCCGGCGCCGCAGCAGGATCAGCCGCAACAAAATATCCAGAACAAAGACGCTCTGAAACAGCAGCAGGTCGATGCGCCAGAAGTGGTCTGTGGGTCGGCCGTTTTCATCGATCGAGCGCCAGTAGTTGGTGGCCACCAGCGGCAGCACCTGGTCGTTCCAGAAGAGCCGCTCCTGGCTCCAGCCGCTGGTTTGTATCCGCTCTGGACTCAGCAACAGGCTGGAGGCTTGTCGAGCGGAATCCCGGTCGGCTCGCTGCCGCAAGCGATTTTTGATCTTCTCCAGGGTTCCCGAGGCCTCAGAAGCCAGAAATGGATTGCTATCGATCAGCTGGGCCGTGAGTTGGGCCTGACGATTCAGCAGCAGCACCTGGCGGGGCTGGGGTGCCTGGCCGGCAGGTAGGGATAGCAGGGCTGCATCGAGTTGGCGAAATTGCTCTAGGTAGGCCTGGGTCTCCCGGTGGGGCTCAATGCCCTTGATCGGATCTACCAGGGGGGTGAGATCCGGGATGAAGCGGAGGGGCACCACCAGGGGGACCGAGGGGATCGGGTAGAGGTTGCGCTGCAGCCAGAAGGTGCGCAGCGGCACGTAGGTGATATCGAAGGCCACCCACAGCAGGTTGACGCTGGCCCACACCGCCACAAAGCGGTCCCACCCCAGCATCCAGCGGCCCACTGGCTCAGCCGATGCCGACTTGGTGCGATCTTGCCAGCGAGGGGACGCCATGGGCTTTGGCGGGGTGGTGGTTGTGCCTAATCTGCCCTGTCTGGTTCGGTGAACCTGAACAAAGGAGATCTGCTGTCTTGAGCCCTTCCAAAAGTCCAGAGAGTGGTCAGGTTGTCAATCAGGATGGCGGCAGTCCCAACCCCTCCCTGATCCAGCCCGAACAGGCGCCCCAAGAGAGCCCTTGGGCCTTCTGGCGCAGCGTGCTGATCACCCTGGCAGTGGCACTAGGTATTCGCCAGTTTCTGGTGGAAGCTCGCTATATCCCCTCGGGTTCGATGCTGCCAGGGCTGCAGCTTCAGGACCGCCTTCTGGTGGAAAAGCTGAGCTATCGCCAGCGCTCGCCGCGCCGCGGCGAGATCGTCGTATTCCATTCGCCCCACCGCTTTGACCCGGTGCTGGCGGCTGGATCAAGCTCCAATCCCCTGCGTTGCCTGCTAGTGAACCTGCCGCTCCTGGGCAGCCTGCCCGGGGTTGCCAATCCTGCCTGCGACGCCTACATCAAGCGGGTTGTAGCCCTGCCCGGTGAGCGGGTGGTGGTGGATCCAAGGGGTCATGTGTTCATCGATGGCCAGCGGCTGGCCGAGCCGTATGTCCAGGGCGATTGCCCCGTAGATAGCCAGGGCATGGGTCCCTGCCGAACCTTGAATGCCGTCGTTCCAGCTGGTCACGTGCTCACCCTGGGCGACAACCGATCCAACAGCTGGGATGGCCGCTTCTGGCCCGGGGGAGCGTTCCTGCCCGAAAGCGAAATAATCGGTCGGGCCTTTTGGCGTTTTTACCCCTTCAACCAAACCGGTGCCCTTGGCGTCACAAGCTCCAGTGATCTGCCGGCTGCAGGCCGGTAGCCCGCACGGCCCCGCATACCGACTGGCCCAATCGAGGCTGGTTGGCTGCCATCGACAAGGACTCACCCCGCTGCCAGCTCCAGGGTTGCTGGGGGTCGAACAGCAGCCAGCGGCGAGTCCCCTGGCTTAATTGCTCGGGGGGCAGCCCAAGCAACTCGGAGCCTCCCCAGCTCAGGGCCTGCCAGAGCAGTTCCACGCTCCAGCCACGGCGCTGCACCAGCTCTTGCCACAACAGCGGCAGCACAAGCCCATGGCGGGCGCCATGGCCGGCCACTCCAGCCCGCCGCTGATCGAGGGGAAGCAGCTGCTCTTCCGCATCAAGGGGCAGATGGTGCACGGCCACGGCCGTAAGCAGCCGCTGCTCTAGGCCAGCGAGCAAGCCCAGGCGATCAGCGGGAGTTCCCAAGCTGGGCTGCAGGCGCCAGCCCTCCTCGGTGGGGTGGAGATTGCCGCTATCAGCTAGCAGGTGCCACCAGCTGACGCTGGCCAGGGGCCGCCCTGGGGCCTGGGCCAGTAGCTCCACCCCAGCGGCCGTGGATAGGTTCATCAGCCGCATAGCCACTGCCGAACGAGCCTGAGCCAGGCTGAGCAGGCTTTGCAGCGGCAGGGTTTCGCTGAGCTCCGGATCAAGGGGCCAGCCCGCCCTCAGAGCATCAACCCCCTCGCGCACGAAGCCACCGCAGCTAAGGCCGGCATCGCGGGGGGCCACAAGCACGGGCCGGCTGCCCATCTCCGCCAGCAGCAGGCCCCGCTCCAGCAAAGCCAACGGTGGCTGCTGCTCAGAGCAGGCCAATCCAATAGCACCGGCAGCGATTTGATCGGCATGGGGGGCCAGCTCCTGATCGGCACCCTCCAAGCTGAAACTGCCCCAAAGCAGTAATTGCATCGGCTCAGCCCACCCCAGGCCAAGCCGCTCCGGTCGATCGCGCCAGGGAGTAGCCCAGGGGAGTAGGGCCACGGTGCCGTAGCCGCCAGCAGCAGCGGCGGCCGCCAAGCTGGCCAGATCTTCCGCTCGCCCGCCGCAAGGTTGCTCCAGCACGCTGTGGGGGTCAACCAGCACTGGGGCTAGCAGCCAGGAGCGGGCGTCTGTGGGGCTGAGGCCAAGGGCCTGGGCCCGCTGGCTGGCCCCTTCGCCCCAGAGGAGCAGCTCGCCACCCCTATCGATCAGGGCATCTGCGCTAGTGAGCGGCTGGCCAGGACCGGTGAGCAGCTGAACCTGGTGAAGCCAGAGGGGAAGCGTCAAAATTCAAAGAGCACCGGCGGCGGTGCGATCCAACACGCCTCCAAGATGGGGGGTGAGGTTCATGGCGGCCACCACAGGACGGCCAGCCGGACCCTCGGGGTAATCAATCACCGTGACACCGCCATTGCCCTGCTTAATGGCCCAGATGTCAGCGGGTTGCAGGCCCAGCAGCCCGCACAGGATGGTCTTGTTGACCGCGTCGTGGGCCACCACCAGGGCCGTTTCATCGGCGCGGAGGCTGGTAGCGATGCGAGCCCAGGTGGTTAAAGAGCGGTCCCACACCTCCTGGAGGGTCTCCCCCTCAGGCATCTGCACGGTGTGGGGTGCCCGCTTCCAATCGGCCAGCAGCTGGGGCCACCCTGCGGCGATCTCCTGCTCCAAGCATCCTTCCCAGAGGCCGTGGCCGATCTCCACTAGGCCGGTGCTGCTGGTGAGGGGCACACCAGGATGGCTAGAGAGGATTGCCTCAGCCGTCTGGCGCGGCCTGGCCATGCAGCTGGTGTAAGCGCGATCGATGCTCACCGGGGCGAGAAAGCTGCCAGCGGCCTCGGCCTGGGAGCGTCCGTTGGCATTGAGGGGAATGTCGATCTGGCCCTGAAAGCGACCCTCTCGGTTCCAGTCGGTTTCGCCGTGACGCACCAACAGCAGTCGGGCGCCTGCAGCTTTAGGGGGCAGGGGCTCACCAAGGTGGGCCACCCCATTGAGCGACTCCACCTGGACGCCGCCCTTGCTGACATTGAGTACAGAGATGGAACAGTTGTCGACCCGCAGCCGGCGGAAGCCGCTGAGGGGCAGCTCCAACAGGGCAAGCAATAGGCAACGCAAGATGGCGTTGTGGGCCACCACGAGCACGGTCTGGGGAGGGGCCTGATCGTCGGCTAGCGCGGCGGCATGGCGATCAAACAGCAAATGGCGGAACTGCTGGGCCTGGGCCATCAGCTCTGGCAAAGGCAGGTAAGCGCTGCCGTCGGGGCGCTGCAGCTCAAGAAACTCCGGGGCCTGGCGCCACTGCTGCTCCTGCTCGGGATAGCGCTCCCGCAACTCCTCTCGCAGCAGACCGCTCCAGGGGGCCAGATCAATTTCCAGCAGCCCTTCCGCCTGTTCGGCAACCAGGTCCTGGCCCTGCTCGGCCAGGAGCAGTCGGGCGGTTTCAGCGGCCCGCCGCAAGGGGGAGCAGTAGGCAGCGGCCCAGGTCAGATCCCGCAGGGCCGCCCCTGTGGCACAGGCCTGGCTCTGGCCAGT
Encoded here:
- the lepB gene encoding signal peptidase I, whose protein sequence is MSPSKSPESGQVVNQDGGSPNPSLIQPEQAPQESPWAFWRSVLITLAVALGIRQFLVEARYIPSGSMLPGLQLQDRLLVEKLSYRQRSPRRGEIVVFHSPHRFDPVLAAGSSSNPLRCLLVNLPLLGSLPGVANPACDAYIKRVVALPGERVVVDPRGHVFIDGQRLAEPYVQGDCPVDSQGMGPCRTLNAVVPAGHVLTLGDNRSNSWDGRFWPGGAFLPESEIIGRAFWRFYPFNQTGALGVTSSSDLPAAGR
- a CDS encoding amidohydrolase family protein, coding for MTLPLWLHQVQLLTGPGQPLTSADALIDRGGELLLWGEGASQRAQALGLSPTDARSWLLAPVLVDPHSVLEQPCGGRAEDLASLAAAAAAGGYGTVALLPWATPWRDRPERLGLGWAEPMQLLLWGSFSLEGADQELAPHADQIAAGAIGLACSEQQPPLALLERGLLLAEMGSRPVLVAPRDAGLSCGGFVREGVDALRAGWPLDPELSETLPLQSLLSLAQARSAVAMRLMNLSTAAGVELLAQAPGRPLASVSWWHLLADSGNLHPTEEGWRLQPSLGTPADRLGLLAGLEQRLLTAVAVHHLPLDAEEQLLPLDQRRAGVAGHGARHGLVLPLLWQELVQRRGWSVELLWQALSWGGSELLGLPPEQLSQGTRRWLLFDPQQPWSWQRGESLSMAANQPRLGQSVCGAVRATGLQPADHWSL
- a CDS encoding histidine phosphatase family protein → MPLRIVLVRHGLSSFNVEHRIQGRDDLSSLTPTGQSQACATGAALRDLTWAAAYCSPLRRAAETARLLLAEQGQDLVAEQAEGLLEIDLAPWSGLLREELRERYPEQEQQWRQAPEFLELQRPDGSAYLPLPELMAQAQQFRHLLFDRHAAALADDQAPPQTVLVVAHNAILRCLLLALLELPLSGFRRLRVDNCSISVLNVSKGGVQVESLNGVAHLGEPLPPKAAGARLLLVRHGETDWNREGRFQGQIDIPLNANGRSQAEAAGSFLAPVSIDRAYTSCMARPRQTAEAILSSHPGVPLTSSTGLVEIGHGLWEGCLEQEIAAGWPQLLADWKRAPHTVQMPEGETLQEVWDRSLTTWARIATSLRADETALVVAHDAVNKTILCGLLGLQPADIWAIKQGNGGVTVIDYPEGPAGRPVVAAMNLTPHLGGVLDRTAAGAL